Proteins from one Monodelphis domestica isolate mMonDom1 chromosome 6, mMonDom1.pri, whole genome shotgun sequence genomic window:
- the MGARP gene encoding protein MGARP, with the protein MYLRRAVGKTLTLPLRTAPSSPPLLWKHASLREMSSKKAPGSAGSNMIYYLFVGVTFSAGGYYVSSTDEEVKPMETSEACSEAPNDASTLEAGLATVEENVDLKDAALEEAPATSEEAGPEEAPATSEEAGPEEAPATSEEAGPEEAPATSEESGPEEAPATSEESGPEEALATSEEAGPEEAPATSEEAGQEEAPATSEEAGPEEAPEVSVKTDPEISEAAIVSAESEPEVTDAAMLEAAEVSDKAPEAEEALAADTEIEEEKKSPPETETCAEAEL; encoded by the exons ATGTATCTCCGCAGGGCTGTTGGGAAGACTCTGACTTTGCCCCTGAGGACTGCTCCTTCCAGCCCCCCTTTGCTGTGGAAGCACG CATCCCTTCGAGAGATGTCATCTAAGAAAGCCCCTGGATCAGCTGGATCAAATATGATATACTATCTGTTTGTTGGTGTCACTTTTAGTGCTGGTGGATATTATGTAAGT tCAACAGATGAGGAAGTAAAGCCAATGGAAACCAGTGAAGCCTGTTCAGAAGCCCCTAATGATGCTTCTACTTTGGAGGCTGGTTTGGCAACAGTTGAAGAAAACGTAGATTTGAAAGATGCAGCTCTGGAGGAGGCTCCAGCAACCAGTGAAGAAGCTGGTCCAGAGGAGGCTCCAGCAACCAGTGAAGAAGCTGGTCCAGAGGAGGCTCCAGCAACCAGTGAAGAAGCTGGTCCAGAAGAGGCTCCAGCAACCAGTGAAGAATCAGGTCCAGAGGAGGCTCCAGCAACCAGTGAAGAATCAGGTCCAGAGGAGGCTCTAGCAACCAGTGAAGAAGCTGGTCCAGAGGAGGCTCCAGCAACCAGTGAAGAAGCTGGTCAAGAGGAGGCTCCAGCAACCAGTGAAGAAGCTGGTCCAGAGGAGGCTCCTGAAGTCAGTGTCAAAACTGATCCAGAGATCAGTGAAGCTGCTATAGTCAGTGCAGAATCAGAGCCAGAGGTCACAGATGCAGCAATGCTGGAGGCAGCTGAGGTCAGTGATAAAGCTCCAGAGGCCGAAGAAGCCTTAGCTGCAGATActgaaatagaggaagaaaagaaatctccCCCTGAAACTGAAACTTGTGCAGAGGCTGAGTTATAG